From one Dermacentor variabilis isolate Ectoservices chromosome 3, ASM5094787v1, whole genome shotgun sequence genomic stretch:
- the LOC142575159 gene encoding vacuolar ATPase assembly integral membrane protein VMA21-like: MAGPLVTLLLYTALMVTLPLGAFFGAQWALAELWHASATACSVGATVASVLCVHLVLGLFVYEAYHEATPAPDEKID, translated from the coding sequence ATGGCAGGCCCACTGGTCACACTTCTGCTGTACACGGCGCTGATGGTGACACTCCCGCTGGGTGCCTTCTTCGGAGCCCAGTGGGCACTGGCTGAGCTGTGGCATGCATCGGCTACGGCCTGCTCTGTGGGCGCCACCGTGGCCAGTGTGCTCTGTGTCCACCTGGTCCTCGGCCTGTTTGTCTACGAGGCTTACCACGAGGCCACCCCTGCCCCGGATGAGAAGATAGACTAA